In Bradyrhizobium sp. 1(2017), one DNA window encodes the following:
- a CDS encoding aldo/keto reductase: MDHLKTQGISMPKLGLGTFRMQGDACRAAVESALALGYRHVDTAEMYANEEPIGSAIAASRVPRGELHVTTKVWHENLSPDAIRRAFDASLNKLRLDHVDLYLVHWPSTSANWGAVFETLMKLREEGRTRAIGVANFTTALLKIAVEDIKAPIACNQVEYHAMLDQSKLLAYLKAKSIPLVAYCPLAQGRFASDPVLADIGARHDATAAQVALKWLLDQDGVAAIPKASRRESQQANLDALKITLDDADRRKIAALAKDTRCVNPGFAPAWD; this comes from the coding sequence ATGGACCATCTGAAGACACAGGGCATCAGCATGCCCAAGCTCGGCCTCGGCACCTTCCGCATGCAAGGCGATGCCTGTCGTGCCGCAGTCGAGAGCGCGCTTGCGCTCGGCTATCGCCATGTCGACACGGCCGAGATGTACGCCAATGAGGAGCCGATCGGCTCAGCCATCGCCGCCTCGCGCGTGCCCCGCGGCGAGTTGCACGTCACCACGAAGGTCTGGCACGAGAACCTCAGCCCGGATGCGATCCGGCGCGCGTTCGATGCCAGCCTGAACAAGCTCCGGCTCGATCATGTCGACCTCTATCTCGTGCACTGGCCGTCGACATCCGCGAACTGGGGCGCGGTGTTCGAGACACTGATGAAGCTGAGGGAGGAAGGGCGCACACGAGCCATCGGCGTTGCCAATTTCACCACGGCGCTGCTCAAGATCGCGGTCGAGGACATCAAGGCGCCGATCGCCTGCAACCAGGTCGAATATCACGCCATGCTCGATCAATCGAAGCTGCTGGCCTATCTCAAGGCCAAGTCGATCCCGCTGGTCGCCTATTGTCCGCTGGCGCAGGGACGTTTCGCGAGCGATCCGGTGCTGGCTGACATCGGCGCCAGGCACGACGCGACCGCAGCGCAGGTCGCGCTGAAATGGCTGCTCGACCAGGACGGCGTCGCCGCGATCCCGAAGGCATCGCGCCGCGAAAGCCAGCAGGCCAATCTCGATGCGCTGAAGATCACGCTCGACGATGCCGACCGCAGGAAGATCGCCGCGCTGGCCAAGGACACGCGCTGCGTCAATCCGGGCTTTGCGCCGGCGTGGGACTAG
- a CDS encoding helix-turn-helix domain-containing protein has translation MLNQVMDFAGEVLPGSCAVPPYSETAFLAELGDRLRSSRTRCDLSRRELARRSGISERYIAQIEAGKGNVSIVLLLRLASAIHSSQPQAA, from the coding sequence ATGCTCAATCAAGTCATGGATTTTGCGGGCGAGGTGCTTCCCGGGAGCTGCGCGGTGCCGCCATATTCCGAGACCGCGTTTCTGGCCGAGCTGGGCGATCGCCTGCGGTCGTCGCGCACGCGCTGTGACCTTTCGCGCCGCGAGCTGGCCCGCCGCTCCGGCATTTCCGAGCGCTACATCGCCCAGATCGAGGCCGGCAAGGGCAACGTCTCGATCGTCCTGTTGCTGCGGCTGGCCTCCGCGATCCACAGCAGCCAGCCCCAGGCGGCCTGA
- a CDS encoding PLP-dependent aminotransferase family protein codes for MTSSFDFAPLFPAGLPAPSARWTGLAKYSFVGGNNDSEQIPLEGLIEATNLALQREGRSLATYGLAHGPQGYLPLREFLVTKLKRDAGITCTVDDLLIVSGSLQALDLVNATLLARGDTVIFEQESYQGSLTRLARLGVNVVGIPLDKDGMRMDVLASTLADLKSRGIRPKYIYTIPTVQNPTGSIMPESRRAELLRLSSEYGVPIFEDDCYADLVWSGQRPPAIHAMSPNGGVIHIGSFSKSIAPALRVGFIVAPWDVMSRMLALKTDAGSGALEQMVLATYCKPHFSTHVPALTKALRTKLDTLMEALNEQFGTAAEFEEPKGGIFLWVKLPDQVDTLKLYQAALAAGVSINPGPEWSTNKSHSGSRLRLCFASPTHQQIREGVAVLAEVCRREFGVPARSANVEKRA; via the coding sequence ATGACGTCCAGCTTCGATTTCGCGCCCCTGTTTCCGGCAGGGCTGCCGGCCCCTTCTGCACGCTGGACGGGCCTTGCCAAATACAGCTTCGTCGGCGGCAACAACGATTCCGAACAGATCCCCCTCGAGGGCCTGATCGAGGCCACCAACCTCGCGCTCCAACGCGAGGGCCGCTCACTCGCCACCTACGGGCTGGCGCACGGCCCGCAGGGTTACCTGCCCTTGCGCGAATTCCTGGTGACGAAGCTGAAGCGCGATGCCGGGATCACCTGCACGGTGGACGATCTCCTGATCGTCTCGGGCTCGCTCCAGGCGCTCGATCTCGTCAACGCCACGCTGCTGGCCCGCGGCGACACCGTGATCTTCGAGCAGGAGAGCTATCAGGGCTCGCTGACGCGCCTGGCACGGCTCGGCGTCAACGTGGTGGGCATTCCGCTCGACAAGGACGGCATGCGCATGGACGTCCTCGCCTCGACGCTCGCCGACCTGAAAAGCCGCGGCATCCGGCCGAAATACATCTACACCATCCCGACGGTGCAGAACCCCACCGGCAGCATCATGCCGGAGAGCCGGCGTGCCGAGCTGCTGCGCCTGTCATCCGAATACGGCGTGCCCATCTTCGAGGACGATTGCTATGCCGACCTCGTCTGGTCGGGACAGCGGCCGCCCGCGATCCACGCGATGAGCCCGAACGGCGGCGTGATCCATATCGGCTCGTTCTCGAAATCGATCGCGCCGGCGCTGCGCGTCGGCTTCATCGTCGCGCCCTGGGATGTGATGTCGCGGATGCTGGCGCTGAAGACGGATGCCGGTTCGGGGGCGCTGGAGCAGATGGTGCTTGCGACGTATTGCAAGCCACATTTTTCGACCCACGTGCCGGCGCTGACGAAGGCGCTGCGCACCAAGCTCGATACGCTGATGGAAGCGCTCAACGAGCAGTTCGGAACGGCGGCCGAGTTCGAGGAGCCCAAGGGCGGCATCTTCCTCTGGGTGAAGCTGCCCGACCAGGTCGACACGCTGAAGCTCTATCAGGCCGCGCTCGCCGCCGGCGTCTCGATCAATCCGGGGCCGGAATGGTCGACCAACAAGAGCCATTCCGGTTCGCGGCTACGGCTGTGCTTTGCAAGCCCCACGCATCAGCAGATCCGGGAGGGCGTCGCCGTGCTGGCCGAGGTCTGCCGCCGCGAGTTCGGCGTGCCGGCCCGCAGCGCCAATGTAGAGAAGCGGGCCTGA
- a CDS encoding cation:proton antiporter → MHEFIRDITLCILFAWMLGLLAHFSRQPLILAYLVAGFCIGPFGAGWVHSQESISVISELGLIFMLFMIGLEIDLKKIVRAGKVILFAAGGQLLGGCLLGVLFFVGIGLSLGGGRFDAIYLCVACALSSTVIIVKVLYEKRELDTLPGRITLGVLVLQDIFAILFLAVQPSLANLQVSVIVLSIGRVAVLVAAALLVSRYVLPRLFHQIARRPELILLGALAWCFLVAETAERLSLSREMGALIAGVSLSTFPYALDVTAKVTTLRDFFITLFFVTLGMTIPVPGLSVIGLALMIAAFTVVSRLVTTFTPLYLMKQGLRASLLPALNLAQISEFSLVVIQTGIADHHIAPETANAASFAFVVLAVLSTFVMTRSDEITRWAIGPLKRIGLRDLDHGNGHGEDGHEGAHGEARRIVILGFFRAASALLAEIERQAPVLLEQITVVDFNPNVYQTLLSRGLHVIYGDISNVDTLLHAGVGKSEMIILSVPDSLLKGATNEKLVRHVRALNPTALIVATADLLADVGELYEAGASYVTVTRLSDAHELFTVIEAAQAGLLADKRSELDQRLGERREVLP, encoded by the coding sequence ATGCACGAGTTCATTCGCGACATCACTCTCTGTATTCTGTTCGCCTGGATGCTGGGTCTGCTCGCCCATTTTTCCCGGCAACCCCTGATCCTGGCCTACCTTGTCGCCGGCTTCTGCATAGGTCCCTTTGGCGCCGGGTGGGTCCACTCGCAAGAATCGATCAGCGTCATCTCCGAGCTCGGCCTGATCTTTATGCTGTTCATGATCGGGCTTGAGATCGACCTCAAGAAGATCGTACGGGCGGGCAAGGTGATTCTGTTCGCGGCGGGCGGCCAGCTGCTCGGAGGCTGCCTGCTCGGGGTCCTGTTCTTCGTCGGAATCGGCCTGTCGCTGGGCGGCGGGCGTTTCGATGCGATCTATCTCTGTGTCGCCTGCGCGTTGTCGAGCACGGTCATCATCGTCAAGGTGCTCTATGAGAAGCGCGAGCTGGACACGTTGCCGGGCCGCATCACGCTCGGCGTGCTGGTGCTCCAGGACATCTTCGCGATCCTGTTCCTGGCGGTGCAGCCGAGCCTCGCCAATCTGCAGGTCAGCGTCATCGTGCTCTCGATCGGCCGCGTCGCGGTGCTGGTCGCCGCCGCGCTGCTGGTTAGCCGCTACGTGCTGCCGCGCCTGTTCCATCAGATTGCCCGCCGCCCCGAGTTGATCTTGCTCGGCGCGCTGGCCTGGTGCTTTCTGGTCGCCGAGACCGCGGAGCGGCTGTCGCTGTCGCGCGAGATGGGCGCGCTGATCGCCGGCGTCTCGCTCTCGACCTTTCCTTACGCGCTCGACGTCACCGCCAAGGTCACCACGCTCCGCGACTTCTTCATCACGCTGTTCTTCGTCACCCTCGGGATGACCATTCCCGTGCCCGGCCTCTCCGTGATCGGGCTCGCATTGATGATCGCGGCGTTCACGGTGGTGAGCCGCCTCGTGACCACCTTCACGCCGCTCTACCTGATGAAGCAGGGGCTGCGCGCGAGCCTGTTGCCGGCGCTCAACCTCGCGCAGATCTCCGAGTTCTCGCTTGTGGTGATCCAGACCGGCATCGCCGACCATCACATCGCGCCGGAGACGGCGAACGCGGCCTCCTTCGCCTTCGTGGTGCTGGCCGTGCTTTCGACCTTCGTGATGACCCGCAGCGACGAGATCACCCGCTGGGCGATCGGTCCCTTGAAGCGGATCGGCCTGCGCGACCTCGATCACGGCAACGGTCATGGCGAAGATGGCCATGAGGGCGCCCATGGCGAGGCCCGCCGCATCGTCATTCTCGGCTTTTTCCGTGCGGCGAGCGCGCTTCTCGCCGAGATCGAGCGGCAGGCCCCGGTGCTGCTGGAGCAGATCACGGTGGTCGATTTCAACCCCAATGTGTACCAGACCCTGCTCTCGCGCGGCCTGCACGTGATCTATGGCGATATCAGCAATGTCGACACGCTGCTCCATGCCGGCGTCGGCAAGTCCGAGATGATCATTCTCAGCGTGCCGGATTCGCTGCTGAAGGGCGCCACCAACGAGAAGCTGGTCCGCCACGTCCGCGCGCTCAATCCCACTGCCCTGATCGTGGCGACTGCCGATCTCCTGGCCGATGTCGGCGAGCTCTACGAGGCCGGCGCCAGCTATGTCACCGTGACCCGGCTCAGCGACGCCCACGAGCTGTTTACGGTGATCGAGGCGGCCCAGGCCGGCCTTCTGGCCGACAAGCGTTCCGAGCTCGATCAGCGCCTCGGCGAGCGGCGCGAAGTGCTGCCCTGA
- the ribB gene encoding 3,4-dihydroxy-2-butanone-4-phosphate synthase: MPDSVQEVLQAFARGELVVVTDDEDREGEGDLIVAASLCTAEKMAFIIRHTSGIVCAPVTTEDARRLRLDPMVAHNDSAHTTAFTVSIDYKPDGGTGISAEERASCCRALSNPNVGANDFARPGHIFPLIAKDGGVLLRSGHTEAAVDLCKLSGLPPVGVISELMNDDGSVMKGEQVSRFAAQHKLKHVTIADMIAYRQAREKLIERVSTFVTESPIGPLQGYAYRSPFDSIAHVAFVYNGVGDGKNVLTRFHKPNIVKDTFTGHKRMAVVLEHFKKSGRGVLVYLRDGAAGVPVSPLPDESATEADRNRQWREVGVGAQILRDLGVTSIRHLTSSVHDYKGLSGFGIEIVANEQLEG; encoded by the coding sequence ATGCCCGATAGCGTTCAGGAAGTCTTGCAGGCCTTTGCCCGGGGCGAGCTCGTGGTCGTCACCGACGACGAGGATCGCGAGGGCGAGGGCGATCTGATCGTCGCCGCCTCGCTCTGCACCGCCGAGAAGATGGCGTTCATCATCCGCCACACCTCCGGCATCGTCTGCGCGCCCGTGACGACCGAGGACGCGCGCCGGCTGCGGCTCGATCCGATGGTCGCCCACAACGATTCCGCGCACACCACCGCGTTCACGGTCTCGATCGACTACAAGCCTGACGGCGGCACCGGCATCTCGGCCGAGGAGCGCGCCTCGTGCTGCCGGGCGCTGTCCAATCCCAATGTCGGCGCCAACGATTTCGCGCGGCCCGGCCACATCTTCCCGCTGATCGCCAAGGACGGCGGCGTGCTCTTGCGCTCCGGCCATACCGAGGCCGCGGTCGATCTCTGCAAGCTTTCCGGCCTGCCGCCGGTCGGCGTCATCAGCGAGCTCATGAACGACGACGGCAGCGTGATGAAGGGGGAACAGGTTTCCCGCTTTGCCGCCCAGCACAAGCTCAAGCACGTCACCATCGCGGATATGATCGCCTACCGTCAGGCGCGCGAAAAGCTGATCGAGCGGGTTTCGACCTTCGTCACCGAGAGCCCGATCGGTCCCTTGCAGGGCTACGCCTATCGCTCCCCGTTCGATTCCATCGCCCATGTCGCCTTCGTCTACAACGGCGTCGGCGACGGCAAGAACGTGCTGACGCGCTTCCACAAGCCCAACATCGTCAAGGACACCTTTACCGGCCACAAGCGCATGGCAGTGGTGCTCGAGCACTTCAAGAAATCCGGTCGTGGCGTCCTGGTTTACTTGCGCGACGGCGCAGCCGGTGTTCCCGTGTCACCGCTGCCCGACGAGAGCGCGACCGAGGCGGACCGCAACCGGCAATGGCGCGAGGTCGGCGTCGGCGCGCAGATCCTGCGTGACCTTGGCGTCACCTCGATCCGGCATCTCACCTCCTCGGTGCACGACTACAAGGGCTTGTCGGGCTTCGGCATCGAGATCGTCGCCAACGAGCAGCTCGAAGGCTAG
- a CDS encoding acyl-CoA dehydrogenase, producing the protein MSVRPQTKDKPAAASFQWDDPFLLDEQLTEDERMVRDTARAYAQDKLLPRVSKAYLEEKTDREIFNEMGELGLIGITLPEEYGCANASYVAYGLVAREIERVDSGYRSMNSVQSSLVMYPIYAYGDENQRKKYLPKLASGEWVGCFGLTEPDAGSDPAGMKTRAEKVADGYRLTGSKMWISNAPIADVFVVWAKSAAHDNQIRGFVLEKGMKGLSAPKIGGKLSLRASITGEVVMDGVVVPEDALLPNVSGLKGPFGCLNRARYGISWGALGAAEDCMHRARQYTLDRKQFGKPLAATQLVQKKLADMETEIALGLQGSLRVGRLMDEGKFAPEMISIMKRNNCGKALDIARTARDMHGGNGISIEYHVMRHVHNLETVNTYEGTHDVHALILGRAITGIQAFF; encoded by the coding sequence ATGAGCGTGCGCCCTCAGACCAAGGACAAGCCGGCTGCGGCTTCTTTCCAGTGGGACGATCCGTTCCTGCTCGACGAGCAGCTCACCGAAGACGAGCGCATGGTGCGCGACACCGCCCGCGCCTATGCCCAGGACAAGCTGCTGCCGCGTGTCTCCAAGGCCTATCTCGAAGAGAAGACCGATCGCGAGATATTCAACGAGATGGGCGAGCTCGGCCTGATCGGCATCACGCTGCCCGAGGAATATGGCTGCGCCAATGCGAGCTACGTCGCCTATGGCCTCGTCGCGCGCGAGATCGAGCGGGTCGATTCCGGCTACCGCTCGATGAATTCGGTGCAGTCCTCGCTGGTGATGTATCCGATCTACGCCTATGGCGACGAGAACCAGCGCAAGAAGTACCTGCCGAAGCTCGCCAGCGGCGAATGGGTCGGCTGCTTCGGCCTGACCGAGCCGGACGCCGGCTCCGATCCGGCGGGCATGAAAACCCGCGCCGAGAAGGTGGCTGACGGTTATCGCCTGACCGGCAGCAAGATGTGGATCTCGAACGCGCCGATCGCCGACGTGTTCGTGGTCTGGGCCAAGTCGGCGGCGCACGACAACCAGATCCGCGGCTTCGTGCTGGAGAAGGGCATGAAGGGCCTCTCCGCGCCGAAGATCGGCGGCAAGCTCTCGCTTCGCGCCTCCATCACGGGTGAGGTCGTGATGGACGGCGTCGTGGTTCCGGAAGACGCCTTGCTGCCCAACGTCTCCGGTCTCAAGGGTCCGTTCGGCTGCCTCAACCGCGCCCGCTACGGCATCTCCTGGGGTGCGCTCGGCGCCGCCGAGGACTGCATGCATCGCGCCCGCCAGTACACGCTCGACCGCAAGCAGTTCGGCAAGCCGCTCGCGGCGACCCAGCTCGTGCAGAAGAAGCTCGCAGACATGGAGACCGAGATTGCGCTGGGCCTGCAGGGCTCGCTTCGGGTCGGCCGCCTGATGGACGAGGGCAAGTTCGCGCCCGAGATGATCTCGATCATGAAGCGCAACAATTGCGGCAAGGCGCTCGACATCGCCCGCACCGCCCGCGACATGCACGGCGGCAACGGCATCTCGATCGAGTACCACGTGATGCGCCACGTCCATAACCTCGAGACGGTCAACACCTACGAGGGGACCCACGACGTTCACGCCCTGATCCTGGGCCGCGCGATCACGGGCATTCAGGCGTTTTTCTAA
- a CDS encoding MBL fold metallo-hydrolase, whose amino-acid sequence MSDNDDVPFNRNFPLKPGIVEEVRPGVRRVLCNNPSPFTFTGTVSYIVGTGNVAIIDPGPDDAAHAAALLDAVRGETVSHIFVTHTHRDHSPNTARIKQATGAPVYAEGPHRASRPRFESEKHNPESGADRDFAPDIRIAHGDVVEGDGWRLEAVATPGHTANHLAFAWFERKFNFVGDHVMGWSTSIVAPPDGSMTDYMDSLDRLAAREEDLYFSGHGPEIPDGPRFVRFLIRHRKAREASILHRLAKGETDIPTMVRAIYIGIDPRLTTAAGYSVLAHLEDLVARGVVATDGDPVIGGSYRMA is encoded by the coding sequence ATGTCCGACAACGACGACGTTCCGTTCAACCGCAACTTTCCGCTGAAGCCTGGAATCGTCGAGGAAGTCCGCCCCGGCGTGCGGCGCGTGCTCTGTAACAATCCGAGCCCGTTCACCTTCACCGGCACGGTCAGCTACATCGTCGGCACCGGCAACGTCGCGATCATCGACCCCGGCCCGGACGATGCGGCGCATGCGGCAGCACTGCTCGATGCCGTGCGCGGCGAGACGGTGAGCCACATCTTCGTCACCCACACCCACCGCGACCATTCGCCGAATACCGCGCGGATCAAGCAGGCGACCGGCGCGCCCGTCTATGCCGAAGGCCCGCACCGCGCCTCGCGTCCGCGTTTCGAAAGCGAGAAACATAACCCGGAATCCGGTGCCGACCGCGACTTCGCCCCCGATATCAGGATCGCGCATGGCGACGTCGTCGAAGGCGATGGCTGGCGGCTCGAGGCGGTGGCAACGCCCGGCCACACCGCCAACCATCTCGCCTTCGCCTGGTTCGAGCGGAAGTTCAACTTCGTCGGCGATCACGTGATGGGCTGGTCGACCTCGATCGTAGCGCCGCCCGACGGCTCGATGACCGACTATATGGACTCGCTCGATCGCCTTGCCGCGCGTGAGGAGGATCTCTACTTCTCCGGCCACGGCCCCGAGATCCCCGACGGCCCGCGCTTCGTGCGCTTCCTGATCCGTCATCGCAAGGCGCGTGAAGCTTCGATCCTGCATCGCCTCGCCAAGGGCGAGACCGACATCCCGACCATGGTGCGCGCGATCTATATCGGCATCGATCCCCGGCTCACGACGGCGGCCGGCTATTCCGTTCTGGCGCATCTGGAAGATCTGGTCGCGCGCGGCGTGGTGGCAACGGACGGCGATCCCGTCATCGGCGGGTCGTATCGGATGGCTTAG
- a CDS encoding DUF1499 domain-containing protein, with protein sequence MARRFSAPYQSEPVSSLATWARNLAVFAVVAVVVSIIIVRFDFLEMKPALMTFFGGLVIAGLSILVGLAGFAAIWQNGSRGMGRILLAFLINALILAYPAYLALQYRKLPAIHDITTNPIDPPRFDALAPVRTGDGTNTAVYAGLYSAEQQRQFYPDIEPIELEIPVDRAYAIARQLVNKRKWLVIDERAPQPPRRIGRIEAVARTPIMGFREDVSIRVVADGEDSRVDIRSSSRYFDSDLGSNAARVKKFIEDLNTAADADALKPVKKTPVAPPKAPAKTVKK encoded by the coding sequence ATGGCCCGCAGGTTTTCCGCTCCCTACCAGTCGGAGCCCGTGTCCAGCCTCGCGACCTGGGCGCGCAATCTGGCCGTGTTCGCGGTGGTGGCGGTCGTGGTCTCGATCATCATCGTCCGCTTCGACTTCCTGGAGATGAAGCCGGCGCTGATGACCTTCTTCGGCGGGCTCGTGATCGCCGGCCTCTCGATTCTGGTCGGGCTCGCCGGCTTTGCCGCGATCTGGCAGAACGGCTCGCGTGGCATGGGGCGTATCCTGCTCGCTTTCCTGATCAATGCGTTGATCCTCGCTTATCCCGCCTATCTCGCCCTGCAATATCGCAAGCTGCCGGCGATCCACGACATCACCACCAACCCGATCGACCCGCCGCGCTTCGACGCGCTGGCGCCCGTACGCACCGGCGACGGCACCAACACCGCGGTCTATGCCGGCCTCTATTCGGCTGAACAACAGCGCCAGTTCTATCCCGACATCGAGCCGATCGAGCTGGAGATCCCGGTCGACCGCGCCTATGCGATCGCGCGCCAGCTCGTCAACAAGCGCAAATGGCTCGTCATCGACGAGCGCGCGCCGCAGCCGCCGCGACGGATCGGCCGCATCGAGGCGGTGGCGCGCACGCCGATCATGGGTTTCCGCGAGGACGTCTCGATACGGGTCGTGGCCGATGGCGAGGATTCCCGCGTCGATATCCGCTCCTCCTCGCGCTATTTCGACAGCGACCTCGGCAGCAATGCCGCCCGCGTCAAGAAATTCATCGAGGATCTCAACACGGCTGCCGATGCCGATGCGCTGAAGCCGGTGAAGAAGACGCCGGTCGCACCGCCCAAGGCGCCGGCGAAGACGGTGAAGAAGTGA